A portion of the Burkholderia sp. GAS332 genome contains these proteins:
- a CDS encoding benzoate/toluate 1,2-dioxygenase reductase subunit, protein MSFSIALNFEDGVTRFVNCGSMESVVDAAYRQGINIPMDCREGACATCKCRVESGSYSLGDYIDDALSSSEADEGYALACQMRPKSDCVVLVPTSSAACSTPQESYVTRIKDVRRLSDSTFSLVLEGDGLKDLVFLPGQYANLQVPGGEQRQRAYSFSSMTARSDSVAFLIRNVPGGLMSSFLKERAAPGGELVMNGPFGSFYLRPLVRPVLMLAGGTGLAPFLAMLDKIVTAGGSPFPIHLIYGVNTDRDVVEIDKLDAFTGLIPNFTFEVCVVDANSERPKKGYVTHHIEPAHLHDGDVDIYLCGPPPMVEAVAQHLRDVNVKSASFHFEKFAASLS, encoded by the coding sequence ATGAGCTTTAGCATAGCGCTCAATTTCGAGGACGGCGTCACCCGCTTCGTCAACTGCGGCAGTATGGAATCCGTGGTGGACGCCGCCTATCGTCAGGGCATCAACATTCCAATGGACTGCCGGGAGGGCGCTTGCGCCACCTGCAAGTGCCGTGTCGAATCCGGCAGTTACTCGCTCGGCGACTATATCGACGATGCGCTCAGCAGCAGTGAAGCGGACGAGGGCTACGCGCTGGCGTGCCAGATGCGGCCGAAGTCCGATTGCGTCGTCCTCGTGCCGACCAGCTCCGCCGCGTGCAGCACCCCGCAGGAGAGCTACGTTACCCGGATCAAGGACGTGCGCCGCCTCTCCGACAGCACGTTTTCGCTCGTGCTCGAAGGCGATGGGCTCAAGGACCTGGTGTTCCTCCCGGGCCAATACGCCAACCTGCAGGTGCCGGGCGGGGAGCAACGCCAACGCGCCTACTCGTTCAGTTCGATGACAGCACGCAGCGATAGCGTGGCGTTCCTGATCCGCAACGTCCCGGGCGGCCTGATGAGCAGCTTTCTCAAGGAGCGGGCGGCGCCGGGGGGCGAGTTGGTCATGAACGGACCTTTCGGCAGCTTCTATCTGCGGCCGTTGGTGCGCCCGGTCCTCATGCTGGCGGGCGGCACGGGTCTCGCGCCATTTCTCGCCATGCTCGACAAGATCGTCACGGCCGGCGGCAGTCCATTCCCGATTCACCTGATCTATGGCGTCAATACCGATCGGGATGTCGTGGAGATCGACAAGCTCGACGCTTTCACGGGTCTCATCCCGAACTTCACTTTCGAAGTCTGCGTCGTGGATGCAAACAGCGAGAGGCCGAAGAAAGGGTACGTCACGCATCATATCGAACCCGCGCACCTCCACGACGGCGACGTCGATATCTATCTGTGCGGCCCTCCGCCCATGGTCGAGGCGGTTGCTCAGCATCTACGCGACGTGAACGTGAAATCGGCGTCGTTCCATTTCGAAAAATTTGCCGCCAGCCTCAGCTAG
- a CDS encoding gamma-resorcylate decarboxylase has protein sequence MQNKIALEEHFASPDTIGDSEHYFTPDIWPERRRQLLDVQEERIERMDACGIGYTILSLNAPAIQAITDTKRAIDVARRANDLLAEQVARRPDRFGAFAALPMQDPDAATRELQRTVSELGFKGALVNGFSQVGSADNATYCDLPQYWPFWGEVARLGVPFYLHPRNPLPSQQLALEGHPWLMGPAWAFSAETGVHALRLIGSGLFDAYPTLQVILGHLGELVQNNIWRTSHWASADAKNPMGVKAKRPFIDYFRQNFHVTTSGNFRTIAMRNAMDEIGSDRVLFSTDYPFETMEEASTWFDAAEIGDNDREKIGRDNAKRLFRLS, from the coding sequence ATGCAGAACAAGATTGCGCTCGAAGAGCACTTCGCATCGCCCGACACGATTGGCGATTCTGAACATTACTTCACCCCTGACATCTGGCCGGAACGGCGCCGGCAACTGCTCGATGTTCAGGAGGAGCGTATCGAGCGTATGGACGCCTGCGGAATCGGCTACACGATCCTGTCGTTGAACGCGCCCGCCATTCAGGCGATTACCGACACCAAACGGGCAATCGATGTCGCGCGACGCGCGAACGATCTGCTGGCCGAGCAAGTGGCGCGCCGTCCGGACCGCTTCGGGGCATTTGCTGCGCTGCCGATGCAGGATCCGGACGCGGCCACCCGTGAGTTGCAGCGCACGGTGTCCGAACTCGGCTTCAAGGGGGCGCTTGTCAATGGCTTTTCGCAGGTCGGTAGCGCTGACAACGCAACCTATTGCGATCTGCCACAGTACTGGCCGTTCTGGGGTGAGGTTGCACGGCTAGGCGTGCCGTTCTACCTGCATCCGCGCAATCCGCTGCCGAGCCAGCAGCTTGCGCTGGAGGGACACCCGTGGCTGATGGGTCCGGCATGGGCGTTCTCTGCGGAAACCGGTGTACACGCGTTACGCCTTATCGGCAGCGGTCTTTTTGACGCCTATCCCACGCTGCAGGTGATTCTCGGCCATCTGGGCGAGCTCGTGCAGAACAACATCTGGCGTACGTCCCATTGGGCCTCCGCGGACGCAAAGAACCCGATGGGCGTCAAGGCGAAACGACCGTTCATCGATTACTTCCGGCAGAACTTCCACGTGACGACGAGCGGCAACTTCCGCACGATCGCCATGCGTAATGCGATGGACGAAATCGGCAGCGACCGTGTGCTGTTTTCGACCGATTACCCGTTCGAAACGATGGAAGAGGCGAGTACCTGGTTCGATGCCGCGGAGATCGGCGACAACGACCGGGAAAAGATTGGCCGCGACAACGCGAAGCGGCTGTTCCGGTTGTCTTGA
- a CDS encoding Outer membrane protein (porin), translating to MKKALATSALGLVALGAHAQSSVTLYGIVDTGIGYQSSQTSLGSTTGGHSVVKMINGIWAGSRFGLKGAEDLGGGTKAIFQLEEGFNSATGAQSVSGLAFNRQAYVGLANATYGSFTAGRQYTAYYSLLSPYSPTTWLTGAYGAHPGDIDSLDTLYRANNSLVYTSPNMYGLTVSGSYSLGGVAGSTNAGSTISGAIQYLNGPFGIAAGYQRINNSTPGGGAWGADSTTSNAGAQAGVSGINNGYQTAQAQQRVAVTGGYAFSSQWDVSFSYSNVQYIPGVNSFFHGEAIFNTAGAVLHFKPLTALDLAAGYSYTRATESNGIRSAASYQQFNLSQYYSLSKRTGLYALEAYQRAGGQTLGTNGKSIINATADIGDGQNSAPSSSRSQVAVGVGIIHRF from the coding sequence ATGAAAAAGGCACTCGCAACCTCGGCCCTAGGGTTGGTCGCCCTCGGCGCGCATGCTCAAAGCAGCGTGACGCTGTACGGGATTGTCGACACGGGGATCGGCTATCAGAGCAGCCAGACGTCGCTCGGTTCGACGACGGGCGGTCACTCGGTGGTCAAGATGATCAACGGCATCTGGGCGGGCAGCCGCTTCGGCCTGAAGGGCGCCGAGGATCTGGGCGGCGGCACGAAGGCGATCTTCCAGTTGGAAGAAGGCTTTAACAGTGCAACGGGCGCACAATCCGTCTCCGGTCTGGCGTTCAACCGGCAAGCCTATGTCGGGTTGGCTAATGCCACCTACGGTTCGTTCACCGCTGGCCGCCAGTACACGGCGTACTACTCGCTGCTGTCGCCCTATAGCCCGACCACGTGGCTGACCGGCGCTTACGGCGCGCACCCGGGCGATATCGATTCGCTGGATACGCTGTATCGCGCGAATAACTCGCTGGTGTACACGTCGCCGAACATGTACGGCTTGACGGTGAGCGGTTCGTACTCGCTGGGCGGTGTGGCGGGTAGCACCAATGCGGGTTCGACGATTAGCGGGGCGATCCAGTACCTGAATGGTCCGTTCGGTATCGCGGCAGGCTACCAGCGCATCAATAACTCGACGCCGGGCGGCGGTGCGTGGGGCGCAGACTCCACGACGTCGAATGCCGGCGCGCAGGCGGGTGTGTCGGGTATCAACAACGGTTACCAGACGGCGCAAGCGCAGCAACGCGTTGCAGTGACGGGCGGCTATGCGTTCAGCTCGCAATGGGACGTCTCGTTCTCGTACTCGAACGTGCAATACATCCCGGGCGTCAACTCGTTCTTCCACGGCGAGGCGATCTTCAACACGGCTGGCGCAGTGCTGCACTTCAAGCCGCTGACAGCGCTAGACCTGGCTGCCGGCTATAGCTATACCCGCGCGACAGAGTCGAATGGCATTAGGAGCGCGGCCAGCTATCAGCAATTCAACCTCTCGCAGTACTACAGTCTTTCCAAGCGCACCGGCCTGTACGCGCTGGAAGCCTATCAGCGTGCGGGCGGCCAGACGCTCGGGACGAACGGCAAGAGCATCATCAACGCAACGGCCGATATCGGCGACGGCCAGAACAGCGCGCCGTCCTCGTCACGCAGCCAGGTCGCTGTGGGTGTGGGCATCATTCACCGGTTCTAA
- a CDS encoding Nicotinamidase-related amidase, which translates to MSLLCDASRSLLIIIDLQKKLMPVISEGNEVVKRALILAQVAKLLEVPIVGTEQQPLRLGGTLPEIGQMFSRRFEKNHFDASAEPGFAECLGPDRDDLIVLGCEAHVCVLQTVLGLRERNQRVRLVVDAIGSRQSANKIAAIDRAKSAGAEIVTSEMVAFEWLRTSEHPRFREALKLIK; encoded by the coding sequence ATGAGTCTTCTATGCGACGCATCGCGTTCGTTGCTCATCATTATTGACCTGCAAAAAAAGCTGATGCCTGTCATTTCCGAGGGCAACGAGGTTGTGAAACGGGCCTTAATCCTGGCGCAGGTGGCGAAGCTTCTTGAAGTTCCCATCGTTGGAACGGAACAGCAGCCACTACGCCTTGGTGGCACGTTGCCTGAAATAGGACAGATGTTTAGCAGGCGGTTCGAAAAAAATCATTTCGATGCGAGTGCTGAACCAGGTTTTGCGGAATGTCTGGGGCCAGATCGGGACGATCTGATTGTCCTGGGTTGTGAAGCGCACGTATGTGTTTTGCAGACGGTCTTGGGACTGCGGGAAAGAAATCAGCGCGTGCGGCTCGTCGTCGATGCTATCGGGTCCCGCCAGAGTGCCAACAAAATTGCTGCGATAGATCGCGCAAAATCGGCGGGTGCGGAAATCGTGACATCGGAAATGGTTGCGTTTGAATGGTTGCGAACGAGTGAACATCCGAGGTTCAGGGAAGCCCTCAAGCTGATCAAGTAA
- a CDS encoding adenylate cyclase: protein MLRFPSIQRWRPAGVRSVRLTTGLVLFTYVGTHLLNHSLGNISLAWLERGLLVQKFIWQGWLGTGVLYSALVTHFFLGLWALYERRSVHWNRGEVTQLVLGLCIPPLLANHLANTRVAFAAFGLNKGYAQLLYSFWIASPFFGRVQLVLLVVAWSHGCCGVWFWLRLKPWFGAWRSVLLSVAVLLPVLALLGFLQGGREVVALAQDPVWRAAATRSTVVGTGLQNLWLADLRNDFLLFDGGALLLVLGARLLRTVRERRHGRLCILYPEGRRVFAPLGFSVLEASRMAGVPHASTCGGRARCTLCRVRVLSDVPLPTPAEAERRVLERLGVDELSVRLACQLRPIHDLSVWPLVPPAASTAFLQRRQRDVMPQERFAAFMFVDMRGSTQLAAAQLPFDSIFVVSRFLSAVCAAVVQAGGTPNQFMGDAVLAIFGLRDEPAIACRQALCAVPLVAANIDQLNAALEQQLQTPIRFGIGLHCGRAVMGEIGFREHVTFTAIGDPLNVASRLEELTKELACDAIVSEEVFQHAGVSAADLPQLDAHLKGRHDPVPVRVLSKAFQMPQS from the coding sequence ATGTTGCGCTTCCCCAGTATTCAAAGATGGCGGCCGGCGGGCGTGCGATCGGTTCGGCTGACCACCGGACTGGTGCTGTTCACGTATGTAGGGACACACCTCCTGAATCACTCACTAGGGAATATCTCCCTCGCGTGGCTGGAGCGTGGCCTGCTTGTACAGAAGTTCATCTGGCAGGGATGGCTTGGTACAGGCGTGCTGTACAGCGCGCTCGTGACGCATTTCTTCCTGGGTCTGTGGGCTCTGTACGAGCGGCGCTCGGTGCATTGGAATCGGGGTGAGGTGACGCAACTCGTCCTCGGTTTATGCATTCCGCCGCTGCTTGCCAACCATCTCGCCAATACGCGGGTCGCATTTGCCGCGTTCGGCCTGAACAAAGGTTACGCGCAGTTGTTGTACTCGTTCTGGATCGCTTCGCCGTTCTTCGGCCGAGTACAGTTGGTGCTGTTGGTGGTCGCCTGGTCGCATGGGTGTTGTGGCGTCTGGTTCTGGTTGCGGTTGAAGCCATGGTTTGGGGCGTGGCGGAGCGTGTTGCTGAGCGTCGCCGTGCTGCTCCCCGTGCTCGCTCTGCTAGGGTTCCTGCAAGGCGGACGGGAAGTGGTCGCGCTTGCGCAGGATCCCGTCTGGCGCGCCGCGGCGACTCGGTCGACGGTCGTCGGGACGGGACTGCAAAATCTCTGGCTCGCCGATCTGCGCAACGACTTTTTGCTCTTCGACGGTGGCGCGCTGCTGTTGGTACTTGGGGCGCGGCTGCTGCGCACGGTCCGCGAGCGCCGACACGGACGGCTCTGTATCTTGTATCCAGAGGGGCGTAGGGTATTCGCGCCGCTCGGATTTTCAGTGCTGGAAGCTAGCCGGATGGCCGGCGTTCCCCATGCCAGCACGTGCGGTGGCCGTGCTCGCTGCACATTGTGCAGAGTGCGCGTGCTCAGCGATGTGCCGCTGCCCACGCCAGCCGAGGCGGAGCGGCGCGTCCTGGAGCGACTGGGAGTTGATGAGCTGTCAGTGCGTCTTGCGTGCCAGTTGCGGCCGATCCATGATCTCTCCGTGTGGCCATTGGTGCCGCCGGCCGCATCCACGGCCTTCCTGCAACGGCGTCAGCGGGACGTCATGCCGCAAGAGCGATTCGCGGCGTTCATGTTCGTGGACATGCGGGGTTCCACACAGCTTGCGGCGGCGCAACTACCGTTCGACAGCATATTCGTAGTCAGTCGCTTCCTGAGCGCTGTCTGTGCCGCGGTGGTCCAGGCGGGTGGTACGCCAAACCAGTTCATGGGCGACGCTGTGCTCGCGATCTTTGGCTTACGCGACGAGCCGGCCATTGCTTGTCGCCAGGCGCTCTGCGCGGTGCCGTTGGTGGCGGCCAACATTGATCAACTCAACGCTGCGCTCGAGCAGCAACTGCAAACGCCCATACGGTTCGGCATTGGATTACATTGCGGCCGGGCTGTAATGGGTGAGATTGGCTTTCGCGAGCATGTGACATTCACGGCAATTGGTGACCCACTGAACGTGGCCTCAAGACTTGAGGAACTGACAAAAGAACTCGCTTGCGACGCTATCGTGTCCGAAGAGGTATTCCAGCATGCCGGCGTCTCGGCGGCAGACCTGCCGCAGCTTGATGCTCACCTGAAAGGTCGCCATGACCCGGTCCCCGTCCGCGTGCTGTCCAAGGCGTTCCAGATGCCTCAGAGCTGA
- a CDS encoding XdhC and CoxI family protein: protein MQGIDRDVLGTAARWVGEGHDAWRYTVVRTWGSSPRLQRFISIHDQGQTGHAENQISDEASALARANKTQVQ from the coding sequence ATGCAGGGCATCGATCGCGATGTGCTCGGCACGGCGGCGCGCTGGGTGGGCGAAGGGCACGATGCATGGCGCTACACGGTGGTCCGGACATGGGGTTCGTCGCCCCGCCTGCAGCGATTTATCTCGATCCATGATCAAGGACAGACAGGCCACGCCGAGAATCAGATCAGTGATGAGGCGTCAGCATTGGCTCGAGCTAACAAGACGCAAGTTCAATGA
- a CDS encoding nicotinate dehydrogenase subunit B has protein sequence MNQNGEAIVAEQGDEQAAAHAGTRAAVRNTGQHPAGEGRYRSQSYQWPVQLKVLPAQAKQPDAWAASTYAELNVGTAHEPDGTMTRWQYRAALEHADVMSSTAPGDDAAAVPLLVYRHADASIALDAASAHVIPAHAHAFARESFIDELAHELHRDPVELRMQHLDAQLDDGAREVIRMVAERATWGGESTAAIEPASPWVRGRGFAFDGESRQASFSSQNGSTALPVQPEPVLPANGAPGRHADSWTAWVVDVDVNRVTGDVAVRRVVAGRGAGKSGAAFASGLPSHHVTQAIERSTGVRFLARTAYDETGLAHDSAAISHELVLSGAASAEWPALVSRELTPQEAADVERSAAPAAAAIANAVFDATGVRFRSPRFDTERIRHALAGAAPATLANAPAVARRPSRWRRWMAGGGIGGALGGLIGLACAVLPGPAPIAPVSSVDTSLWSAATLERGRQIAAAGDCAVCHTAPGGQTNAGGFALETPFGTVYSTNLTPDRETGIGTWSYEAFQRAMRKGIARDGSHLYPAFPYTAFAKMSESDTMALYAYLMSQPAVKNAPPRTKLPFPMNQRPLVAGWNWLFHDERAFVPDETRSAQWNRGKYLVDGAGHCGACHTPRNAIGAEKGGFAYLTGGSAEGWDAPSLVGSRAAPVPWTEDALFDYLRTGFSAEHGVAAGPMGPVVAGLSTLPESDVRAISHYIASLSPPVDPAVSADAAAAHAVRASAAQTLDDEGGRRIFESACAVCHAESGGVGHFGVRPLMGLNTSVAQATPDNLLHVLQHGIDRPATAELGYMPGFKDVFDDRQLAELASYIRARYAPGRPAWRDLESASARLRAHAH, from the coding sequence ATGAATCAGAACGGTGAAGCGATCGTGGCGGAGCAGGGCGATGAACAGGCCGCCGCGCATGCAGGCACGCGCGCGGCGGTGCGGAACACCGGGCAGCACCCGGCGGGCGAGGGCCGGTATCGATCGCAAAGCTATCAATGGCCGGTGCAATTAAAGGTGCTGCCGGCGCAGGCGAAACAGCCGGACGCGTGGGCTGCGTCGACATACGCGGAGCTGAATGTCGGAACGGCTCATGAACCCGACGGCACGATGACCCGCTGGCAATACCGGGCCGCGCTCGAACACGCGGACGTAATGTCTTCCACGGCTCCCGGTGACGACGCAGCCGCCGTGCCCTTGCTGGTCTACCGGCATGCGGATGCGTCGATCGCGCTGGATGCAGCGTCCGCGCATGTCATTCCCGCGCATGCCCATGCGTTCGCGCGAGAGTCGTTTATCGACGAACTGGCGCACGAGTTACATCGCGACCCGGTGGAACTGCGTATGCAGCATCTCGACGCGCAACTCGACGACGGCGCGCGTGAAGTGATCCGAATGGTGGCCGAACGCGCTACATGGGGCGGCGAGTCTACCGCCGCGATCGAACCGGCGTCGCCGTGGGTTCGCGGACGCGGTTTCGCGTTCGACGGTGAAAGCCGGCAAGCATCGTTTTCCTCGCAGAACGGCTCCACAGCATTACCCGTACAACCCGAACCCGTACTGCCAGCTAACGGTGCGCCGGGCAGACACGCGGATAGCTGGACCGCGTGGGTGGTCGACGTCGACGTCAATCGCGTGACCGGTGACGTGGCGGTCCGGCGAGTCGTCGCGGGGCGGGGTGCGGGCAAATCGGGCGCGGCCTTCGCGTCGGGGCTGCCGTCGCACCATGTGACGCAGGCCATCGAACGCTCGACCGGCGTGCGTTTTCTTGCCCGTACCGCCTATGACGAAACGGGCCTGGCGCACGACAGCGCAGCGATCTCGCATGAGTTGGTGCTGTCTGGCGCCGCCTCCGCTGAGTGGCCCGCGCTTGTCTCGCGCGAATTGACGCCGCAAGAAGCTGCCGACGTGGAACGCTCGGCCGCGCCCGCCGCCGCAGCCATTGCGAATGCGGTGTTCGATGCAACCGGCGTGCGCTTCCGTTCGCCACGCTTCGACACGGAGCGCATCCGCCACGCGCTGGCCGGGGCGGCTCCCGCGACACTCGCCAATGCGCCCGCTGTCGCTCGCCGCCCGTCGCGCTGGCGGCGCTGGATGGCCGGCGGCGGCATCGGCGGCGCGCTCGGTGGACTGATCGGCCTCGCCTGCGCGGTGCTGCCGGGACCCGCGCCGATCGCGCCTGTGTCCTCGGTCGATACGTCGCTGTGGTCGGCGGCCACCCTCGAACGCGGCCGCCAGATCGCCGCCGCCGGTGATTGCGCGGTATGCCACACCGCGCCAGGCGGCCAGACCAATGCGGGGGGATTCGCGCTTGAGACGCCGTTCGGCACCGTCTACTCGACCAACCTCACACCGGATCGCGAGACCGGCATCGGCACGTGGTCATATGAAGCGTTTCAGCGCGCCATGCGCAAAGGCATTGCACGCGACGGCTCGCATCTCTATCCGGCGTTTCCGTACACCGCGTTCGCGAAGATGAGCGAGTCGGACACGATGGCGCTCTATGCGTATCTGATGTCCCAGCCTGCGGTGAAGAATGCGCCCCCCAGGACGAAGCTGCCGTTCCCGATGAATCAACGGCCACTCGTAGCCGGATGGAACTGGCTCTTTCATGACGAGCGCGCGTTCGTGCCTGACGAGACGCGCTCGGCGCAATGGAACCGCGGCAAGTATCTCGTGGATGGCGCCGGACATTGCGGCGCGTGTCATACCCCACGCAATGCGATCGGCGCGGAAAAGGGCGGCTTCGCCTATCTGACTGGCGGCAGTGCTGAGGGGTGGGACGCACCTTCGCTGGTGGGATCGCGCGCGGCGCCAGTGCCATGGACCGAGGATGCATTGTTCGACTATCTGCGCACGGGTTTCTCCGCTGAGCATGGCGTCGCGGCCGGCCCGATGGGACCGGTTGTAGCCGGACTTTCGACCTTGCCCGAATCCGATGTGCGTGCGATCTCGCACTACATTGCGTCGCTGTCGCCGCCAGTCGATCCCGCCGTGTCGGCGGATGCCGCGGCCGCGCACGCAGTCCGCGCGAGCGCTGCGCAGACGCTGGATGACGAGGGAGGACGCCGCATCTTCGAATCGGCGTGTGCCGTGTGCCATGCGGAATCAGGCGGCGTCGGTCATTTCGGCGTGCGTCCGTTGATGGGGTTGAATACCAGTGTCGCGCAGGCCACCCCCGATAATCTGCTGCACGTGCTGCAGCATGGGATCGATCGGCCTGCGACGGCGGAGCTTGGCTACATGCCGGGTTTCAAGGACGTGTTTGACGACCGTCAACTGGCCGAGCTCGCGTCGTATATCCGGGCGCGCTATGCGCCCGGGCGGCCCGCCTGGCGTGATCTCGAGTCGGCGTCGGCACGCTTGCGCGCGCACGCGCATTGA
- a CDS encoding nicotinate dehydrogenase subunit A encodes MAHPTPHAGPLTLTVNGASRTIEGASPDTPLLYILRNDFELNGPKYGCGLGQCGACAVIVDGRPTRSCVVPASVAIGREVTTLEGLGTSTALHPVQRAFIDEQAAQCGYCLNGMIMSAKALLDRNPYPDDDAIRDALRYNLCRCGTHFEIVKAVRRAADYLRAERAHESER; translated from the coding sequence ATGGCGCACCCGACTCCGCATGCCGGTCCCCTGACGCTGACGGTCAATGGTGCGAGCCGCACCATTGAGGGTGCTTCGCCGGATACGCCCTTGCTGTACATCCTGCGCAACGACTTCGAGCTGAACGGCCCGAAGTACGGTTGCGGGCTGGGGCAGTGCGGCGCCTGTGCGGTTATCGTCGACGGCCGGCCGACGCGCTCGTGCGTGGTGCCCGCAAGCGTGGCGATCGGGCGCGAGGTGACGACCCTCGAAGGACTCGGGACGTCCACTGCGCTGCATCCCGTGCAACGTGCGTTCATCGATGAGCAGGCGGCCCAGTGCGGTTACTGTCTGAACGGCATGATCATGAGCGCGAAGGCGTTGCTCGATCGCAATCCGTATCCTGACGACGACGCGATCCGCGATGCGCTGCGCTATAACCTGTGCCGTTGCGGCACGCACTTTGAAATCGTCAAGGCGGTGCGTCGCGCGGCCGACTATCTGCGGGCTGAGCGTGCGCATGAATCAGAACGGTGA
- a CDS encoding 6-hydroxynicotinate 3-monooxygenase — MSKTRIAVIGAGLGGTAAAALLQRSGYDVRLYEQAQAFSRLGAGIHLGPNVMKVMRRIGCEDALNTMGSHPDFWFSRDWQSAEAIAQIPLGDHALKTYGASYLTVHRGDFHALMTSAVAPRTISFGKHLKNVEDTGSEVRMTFADGSVETADIVIGADGVNSKIREHLLGNEPPRYTGYVAHRAVFPASLLGNKPYDMCVKWWSEDRHMMVYYVTEKRDEYYYVTGVPQKAWPTGISMMESSRDEMREAFAGFHPDVQNLIDVSPSITKWPLLERDPLPLWSRGRMVLLGDACHPMKPHMAQGAAMAIEDAAMLTRCLDEVGATDYTGAFSLYEANRAARASKVQLVSHNNTWLRSNEDPAWVFGYDVFNVPLVAPAAETLSA; from the coding sequence ATGAGCAAAACGCGCATCGCCGTGATCGGCGCAGGTCTCGGCGGCACGGCGGCGGCCGCGCTGCTGCAACGCAGCGGTTACGACGTCAGACTGTACGAACAGGCGCAAGCCTTCTCGCGCCTCGGCGCGGGGATTCATCTCGGCCCGAATGTGATGAAGGTCATGCGCCGCATCGGTTGCGAGGACGCGCTGAACACCATGGGTTCGCATCCTGACTTCTGGTTCAGTCGTGACTGGCAGAGCGCCGAGGCGATCGCGCAAATCCCGCTGGGCGACCATGCGCTGAAGACGTACGGCGCGAGCTATCTGACCGTGCACCGTGGCGACTTCCATGCGCTGATGACGAGCGCGGTCGCACCGCGGACGATTTCATTCGGCAAACATCTGAAGAACGTGGAGGACACCGGGAGCGAGGTGCGGATGACTTTCGCCGACGGCAGCGTCGAAACGGCGGACATCGTGATCGGCGCGGACGGCGTGAATTCGAAGATCCGCGAACACCTGCTTGGCAACGAACCGCCGCGTTACACCGGCTACGTCGCGCATCGCGCGGTGTTTCCCGCTTCGCTGCTCGGCAACAAGCCCTACGACATGTGCGTGAAATGGTGGTCGGAAGACCGTCACATGATGGTCTACTACGTGACCGAGAAGCGCGACGAGTACTACTACGTCACGGGCGTGCCGCAGAAGGCGTGGCCCACAGGCATTTCGATGATGGAGAGCAGTCGCGATGAAATGCGCGAAGCGTTTGCTGGCTTCCATCCGGACGTGCAGAACCTGATCGACGTGTCGCCGTCCATCACAAAGTGGCCGCTGCTGGAGCGCGATCCGCTGCCGCTGTGGAGCCGTGGACGGATGGTGCTGCTGGGCGACGCCTGCCATCCGATGAAGCCGCACATGGCCCAGGGCGCGGCGATGGCGATCGAGGACGCGGCGATGCTCACCCGGTGTCTCGACGAAGTGGGCGCGACCGACTACACGGGGGCGTTCTCGCTGTACGAAGCAAACCGTGCCGCACGTGCATCGAAGGTCCAACTGGTCTCGCACAACAACACGTGGCTGCGTTCGAATGAGGATCCGGCATGGGTTTTCGGCTATGACGTGTTCAACGTGCCGCTTGTCGCGCCGGCCGCAGAAACATTGTCGGCCTGA
- a CDS encoding maleate isomerase has protein sequence MTKTYRIGQIVPSSNTTMETEIPAMLRLREAIRPERFTFHSSRMRMKKVVKEELAAMDAESDRCAVELSDARVDVLGYACLVAIMAMGRGYHRVSQARLTRHTAENGAQAPVLTSAGALVDALRVIGAKRIVVVAPYMKPLTELVVDYIRSEGYEVIDYRALEIPDNLEVGRHDPARLPDIVKTLPYQDADAIVLSACVQMPSLPVVAKVEAMTGKPVITAAIATTYAMLRELDLEPIVPGAGALLSGAY, from the coding sequence ATGACCAAGACGTACCGGATCGGCCAGATCGTGCCGAGTTCTAACACCACGATGGAAACGGAGATCCCGGCGATGCTCCGTCTGCGCGAAGCGATTCGCCCCGAGCGCTTCACGTTCCACTCGAGCCGCATGCGCATGAAGAAGGTCGTCAAGGAAGAACTCGCCGCGATGGATGCCGAGTCCGACCGCTGCGCCGTCGAACTGTCCGACGCGCGGGTCGACGTGCTCGGCTATGCGTGTCTCGTCGCGATCATGGCGATGGGCCGCGGCTATCACCGCGTCTCGCAGGCTCGCCTGACACGGCACACCGCCGAGAACGGCGCACAAGCCCCGGTGCTGACCAGCGCGGGCGCCCTGGTGGACGCGCTACGCGTGATCGGTGCGAAGCGCATCGTCGTGGTCGCCCCGTATATGAAGCCGCTGACCGAACTGGTGGTCGATTACATCCGCAGCGAAGGCTATGAGGTGATCGACTATCGCGCGCTGGAAATCCCCGACAACCTCGAGGTGGGCCGTCACGATCCGGCGCGCCTGCCGGACATCGTCAAGACGCTGCCGTATCAGGACGCCGACGCCATCGTACTGTCCGCCTGCGTGCAGATGCCGTCGCTGCCGGTGGTCGCGAAAGTCGAAGCCATGACAGGCAAGCCGGTGATCACCGCGGCGATCGCGACCACCTACGCGATGCTGCGCGAACTCGACCTCGAGCCGATCGTGCCGGGCGCGGGCGCCCTGCTGTCGGGCGCGTACTGA